The following proteins are encoded in a genomic region of Oncorhynchus kisutch isolate 150728-3 linkage group LG6, Okis_V2, whole genome shotgun sequence:
- the LOC109893003 gene encoding H/ACA ribonucleoprotein complex subunit 2-like protein, which translates to MTKVKKEKAIKEDAGATETGVTEKSYLELIANINPIANPLATKKLSKKLYKCVKKASKLKQIRRGVKEVQKFINKGETGIVVLAGDTLPIDVYCHLPVMCEDRSLPYAYIPSKVDLGSSAGSKRPTCVIMIKSHEDYKEAYDECFDEVSALPKPL; encoded by the exons ATGACCAAGGTAAAGAAGGAAAAGGCCATCAAGGAGGATGCTGGAGCGACGGAGACCGGAGTGACAGAGAAATCGTATCTAGAGTTGATCGCAAACATTAACCCAATCGCGAATCCACTGGCCACCAAGAAGCTAAGCAAGAAACTTTACAAATGTGTAAAAAAGG CATCCAAGCTCAAACAAATTCGCAGAGGAGTGAAAGAAGTCCAGAAGTTCATCAACAAAGGAGAAACTGG CATTGTGGTGTTGGCTGGGGATACTCTTCCAATCGATGTTTACTGCCATCTACCAGTCATGTGTGAGGACAGGAGTTTGCCATATGCCTACATTCCCTCAAAAGTG GACCTTGGTTCGTCTGCTGGCTCAAAGCGGCCCACCTGCGTCATCATGATCAAATCTCATGAGGACTATAAGGAGGCCTATGATGAGTGTTTCGATGAGGTTTCTGCCCTGCCTAAACCCCTCTGA